From the genome of Clostridium sp. BNL1100, one region includes:
- a CDS encoding protein kinase, with translation MMKYKNKDLRAIARLLSGYGSIDLPKSIKINETDLYECCYDMKFNTLILDENDYGVDVFANFLNQLADEDKFVLFLDYYFNRYIDNRALDLTAAGYNIFQLKDNILLALNKLWSMSNQEFGIDNSKISLKSVDFKEYDKMGEGGFCTVYQCPTDISRVFKVLNTVEKADSGSVHRFKREFEIMREQNNSGYTLKVFDYNQNALLYSMERANISLDDFIKKEALSDKEKDEIVIRCGECMRYLHNKGIIHRDFHPGNILRAHSGLWMVSDFGLAKEISKKYSHQTTTTHALGRAWFTDPTQLFALIDGTYKTDMFSLARTIDYIMNANMTGMPHKYSSVVYKATAPDSNKRYEDINKMHEDLTVICGRPEYESPEEIVQKLLVQYGRDQQLDVVQLIGILDKDTEGTLMWNIIVEFGNEICSPFIKIIDISFEVALREIRKVSSTMKGSYQNWDDYDVVAYWAISILKNRKNKNDEINVEAARIIEYVASNVGRFKIKTESNNLKNNSAIDGHIRTQLTYHDGY, from the coding sequence ATGATGAAATATAAGAATAAAGATTTAAGGGCTATAGCGCGATTGCTTTCGGGGTATGGGAGTATTGATTTACCTAAGAGTATAAAAATCAATGAAACAGATTTATATGAATGTTGCTATGATATGAAGTTCAATACATTAATCCTAGATGAAAATGATTATGGGGTGGATGTATTCGCCAACTTCTTAAATCAGTTGGCTGATGAAGATAAATTTGTTTTATTTCTCGATTATTATTTTAATAGATATATTGATAATCGAGCCCTTGATTTAACAGCGGCTGGATATAATATATTTCAATTAAAGGATAACATCCTATTAGCACTTAATAAGCTGTGGAGCATGTCTAATCAGGAATTCGGGATAGATAACAGCAAGATTTCTCTGAAGTCTGTAGATTTTAAAGAGTATGACAAGATGGGAGAAGGTGGATTTTGCACGGTATATCAGTGCCCCACTGATATATCAAGAGTATTTAAAGTACTAAATACTGTTGAAAAGGCAGACTCTGGTTCAGTACACAGGTTTAAAAGAGAATTCGAGATTATGAGAGAACAAAATAATAGCGGTTATACGCTAAAAGTATTCGATTACAATCAGAATGCTCTTCTTTACTCAATGGAAAGGGCAAACATCTCATTGGATGATTTTATTAAAAAAGAAGCATTGTCGGATAAAGAAAAAGATGAAATTGTTATTAGATGTGGTGAATGCATGAGATATCTGCATAACAAAGGCATTATACATCGGGATTTCCACCCAGGCAACATATTACGGGCACATTCTGGACTATGGATGGTTTCAGATTTCGGCTTGGCCAAAGAAATCTCAAAAAAGTATTCACATCAGACAACAACCACACATGCGCTTGGAAGAGCATGGTTCACAGATCCTACTCAGTTGTTTGCATTAATAGATGGAACATATAAAACGGACATGTTTTCGTTGGCGAGGACAATCGATTACATAATGAATGCAAATATGACAGGAATGCCACATAAATATTCTTCAGTAGTGTATAAAGCCACAGCACCCGATTCAAATAAAAGATATGAAGATATTAACAAAATGCATGAGGATTTAACAGTTATCTGCGGTAGACCGGAATATGAATCTCCTGAGGAAATAGTACAGAAATTACTTGTGCAGTATGGAAGGGATCAACAGCTGGACGTAGTTCAACTTATTGGTATTTTAGATAAAGATACAGAAGGAACACTAATGTGGAACATAATAGTTGAGTTCGGAAATGAAATCTGCTCACCGTTTATTAAGATAATTGATATTTCTTTCGAAGTTGCTTTGCGTGAAATACGAAAAGTGTCAAGCACAATGAAAGGGAGCTACCAAAATTGGGATGATTACGATGTTGTAGCGTACTGGGCCATTAGCATATTAAAAAATAGAAAAAACAAAAATGATGAAATAAATGTTGAAGCAGCTAGGATAATTGAATATGTGGCATCAAATGTCGGAAGATTTAAGATTAAAACTGAATCCAACAATCTTAAAAACAATTCAGCGATTGATGGTCATATACGCACACAATTAACATATCACGATGGATATTAA
- a CDS encoding ABC-three component system protein, translating into MIVEDNRREFSDNEKMLLYNEINGRCPICGGVLVYTKNGKINKSFEIAHIYPANPRPEEKELLKDEERLSDDVNDLKNVIAVCRICHKKFDTPRTVEEYRTWVRLKKKLIQEAELKNTYSMFHVETEIRKVLEGLNDADIDEELVPLSYESLKIDQKSNDTLPYVIKRSIKRDVVDYFDYIHRLFIDIDQITPYKFDTLASQIKGFYYKCMQINPSQENVYTALVDWLNEKTNNYSRRACEIVIAYFIQDCEVFS; encoded by the coding sequence ATGATTGTGGAAGATAATCGTAGGGAATTTTCTGATAATGAAAAAATGCTGCTATATAATGAAATTAATGGTAGATGTCCGATTTGCGGTGGGGTATTAGTTTACACAAAAAACGGTAAGATAAATAAATCTTTTGAAATTGCACATATATATCCGGCTAATCCAAGACCAGAAGAGAAAGAACTTTTAAAAGATGAGGAAAGATTAAGCGACGACGTAAATGATTTAAAGAATGTTATCGCTGTTTGTAGAATATGTCATAAAAAGTTTGATACGCCAAGAACAGTTGAAGAGTATAGAACATGGGTTCGCCTAAAAAAGAAGCTTATTCAAGAAGCTGAACTGAAGAACACTTACTCGATGTTTCATGTAGAAACTGAAATACGAAAAGTATTAGAGGGTCTGAATGATGCAGATATAGATGAAGAACTTGTTCCATTAAGTTATGAATCTCTTAAAATCGACCAAAAGTCCAACGATACGTTACCATACGTAATTAAAAGATCAATCAAAAGAGATGTTGTCGATTATTTTGATTATATTCATCGTTTATTCATAGATATTGATCAAATCACGCCATATAAGTTTGATACATTAGCTTCTCAAATTAAAGGATTCTATTATAAATGTATGCAGATTAACCCTAGCCAAGAAAATGTTTATACAGCACTTGTTGACTGGCTAAATGAAAAAACCAACAATTATTCAAGAAGAGCTTGTGAAATAGTAATCGCTTATTTCATACAAGATTGTGAGGTGTTCTCATGA
- a CDS encoding ABC-three component system middle component 7, with product MILPNKLIKFQDSILAKTVFILDEVSQNSKSVSELYCLVKEHFDDINQYILTLDVLFTLEKINYNEEMQVMEYVEKDLL from the coding sequence ATGATACTTCCAAATAAATTAATAAAATTTCAAGATAGCATTCTTGCAAAAACGGTTTTTATCCTTGATGAAGTTAGCCAAAATAGTAAAAGTGTCAGTGAGTTGTATTGTCTGGTTAAAGAGCATTTTGATGATATAAATCAATACATATTAACTTTAGATGTGCTTTTTACCCTTGAAAAAATAAACTACAATGAAGAAATGCAGGTGATGGAATATGTTGAAAAAGATTTACTGTGA
- a CDS encoding DUF2326 domain-containing protein: MLKKIYCEKFLQKEVEFHSGLNAVVGDDVASNSIGKSTMLMIIDFVFGGEDYIKKNHDTVDQLGHHEFRFIFEFLGKEYFFIRSTSEYKSVSTCNEKFEIINTDKVEKFTAWLQEQFMCQLEDLSFRNIVGRYFRIYGKENLNERKPIQYFEKESAAMSISALLKLFDKYKALKVFEVQIEALKSEKTTLVDAAKKDLIPHVVTKTLFGKNEKKIIELTQQLELLKKDIVTASTDIEALVSKEILKLRREKSALVTKKNGLESRLIRTQTNLKNRNVNIQIELNQFVHYFPNFNIERVREVDGFHKTITQILKSELQAAEKDLKTEMAEIEKQILSIDKEIEEKLSIKNAPKFAVDKVVELVAEIKQLNDENGYYKKKKSIEENITSAVDNLDILKEKVLDEICNQINVKMYELNKEIYTDGRRPPTLNIHGNKYTFNTYGDTGTGTAFANLISFDLALLELTCLPAVAHDLPLLKNIENLALENIIELYSIKDKQIFIAIDKLNSYSKTAADTIEKYKVLKLSKDKVLFIKNWKKAE; encoded by the coding sequence ATGTTGAAAAAGATTTACTGTGAGAAATTTCTACAAAAAGAAGTTGAGTTTCATAGTGGATTAAATGCAGTAGTAGGCGATGATGTTGCATCAAACTCAATTGGCAAGTCTACTATGTTAATGATTATCGACTTTGTATTCGGCGGAGAAGACTATATAAAGAAAAATCATGATACGGTTGATCAACTTGGTCACCACGAATTTCGGTTTATTTTCGAATTTTTAGGTAAAGAGTATTTTTTTATTAGAAGCACTAGCGAATATAAATCCGTTTCCACATGCAATGAAAAATTTGAAATTATTAATACTGATAAAGTAGAAAAATTTACAGCTTGGTTGCAAGAGCAATTTATGTGTCAGCTAGAAGATTTATCATTTCGGAATATTGTTGGTAGATATTTTAGAATATATGGTAAAGAGAATCTTAATGAAAGAAAGCCGATACAATATTTTGAAAAAGAATCAGCAGCCATGTCTATATCAGCCTTGCTAAAATTATTCGACAAGTATAAGGCATTAAAGGTTTTTGAAGTGCAAATAGAAGCATTAAAAAGTGAGAAAACCACGTTAGTAGATGCTGCAAAAAAGGATTTAATACCTCATGTAGTTACAAAAACTTTATTTGGAAAGAATGAAAAGAAAATTATTGAACTTACTCAGCAGCTAGAATTGCTTAAAAAGGATATTGTAACAGCTTCTACAGATATTGAAGCCCTTGTATCCAAGGAGATACTAAAACTTAGAAGGGAAAAAAGTGCCCTTGTAACTAAGAAAAACGGATTGGAGAGTAGACTGATTAGGACACAGACCAATCTTAAGAATAGAAATGTTAATATACAGATCGAATTAAATCAATTTGTACATTATTTCCCGAATTTTAATATCGAACGTGTTCGAGAAGTTGATGGGTTTCATAAAACGATAACTCAAATATTAAAAAGTGAGCTTCAGGCTGCTGAAAAAGATTTAAAAACTGAAATGGCGGAAATAGAAAAGCAAATACTTTCAATCGATAAAGAAATTGAAGAAAAACTTTCTATAAAAAATGCTCCTAAATTTGCAGTAGATAAAGTGGTGGAGTTGGTCGCGGAAATCAAGCAATTAAATGATGAAAATGGCTATTATAAAAAGAAGAAGAGTATTGAAGAAAATATAACATCTGCGGTGGATAATTTAGATATTCTAAAAGAAAAAGTTTTGGATGAGATATGTAATCAAATAAATGTAAAGATGTATGAATTGAATAAAGAGATATATACAGACGGACGGAGGCCGCCGACATTAAATATTCATGGTAACAAGTACACATTTAATACTTATGGAGATACTGGTACAGGCACAGCATTTGCTAATCTCATATCATTTGATTTAGCATTATTAGAATTAACCTGTTTACCCGCCGTAGCACACGATCTTCCATTGCTGAAAAATATTGAAAACCTTGCTTTGGAAAATATAATTGAGCTATACAGTATAAAAGACAAACAGATTTTTATAGCCATAGATAAGCTTAATTCATATAGTAAAACAGCCGCTGATACCATAGAAAAATATAAAGTGTTAAAACTGTCAAAGGATAAAGTTTTATTTATAAAGAATTGGAAAAAGGCTGAGTAA
- a CDS encoding transcriptional regulator, with amino-acid sequence MNENIKNNRNLIGKRVKLARMKSKPKITQIDLLARLAVRGVDLEKTSISKIEAQTRPVTDIELMAIADALGVSVLWLLGKK; translated from the coding sequence ATGAATGAAAATATTAAGAATAATCGCAACTTAATAGGTAAAAGAGTAAAGCTTGCGAGAATGAAATCCAAACCCAAAATTACTCAGATTGACTTATTAGCCCGATTGGCTGTTAGGGGTGTTGATTTAGAAAAAACATCTATTTCAAAGATCGAGGCTCAAACTAGACCAGTTACTGATATAGAATTGATGGCTATAGCAGATGCACTAGGAGTAAGTGTACTTTGGTTATTAGGAAAAAAATAA
- a CDS encoding HNH endonuclease, with the protein MVWQRDLYKCVHCCVAVSFNDCNIDHIISGKLGTNRLDNLRTLCKRCHILRLDYRHRGMIAKGLKDGIIPPNWRELVWDG; encoded by the coding sequence GTGGTATGGCAGCGAGATCTATATAAATGTGTTCACTGCTGTGTTGCTGTTAGTTTTAATGACTGCAATATCGATCATATAATAAGTGGAAAATTAGGGACTAACAGGCTTGATAATTTAAGAACCTTATGTAAGAGATGTCATATTCTTAGATTAGATTATAGGCATAGAGGTATGATTGCTAAAGGATTAAAAGATGGTATTATACCACCAAACTGGCGTGAACTGGTCTGGGATGGATAA
- a CDS encoding site-specific integrase, which translates to MCEDKYIHAVEFLAKKYKTVLNEEDSYIFEKIATQNVEEEIEQVGVTLINLSSLPYDNIGKLKVSRISFFQDSKWDWRQEGSPIYRKAFFSWDKNVSNGVSLLNKENFHLCHLLKMIAFYYLPQNACFNNVKSYNTTKAQLSCLINLGKFLFKNRFFVDIQGNGTFINTAYLRKEHFLDYLENDLKDPNSKYNFSKQVKQWRIISQNGLIPVEYRLDFDPFEADMYKKLFYDMEENKGTYMPISLETLSELIPLCIKLIETHSDEVLKLYNVLWPIIAGGKVRKTQKFKWSNAIDELLRMNLKSLDLKMFRFVKYEDITMSMKDSNKLIHAIYNHPNWNKETLKFKDVKNLSRHERLKIASKLGIDLELFDKSTMYDLLKIKREATNLVIELRNACVVILFLVTGMRCSEMYLLEYGGCWQIKGSEDDFRIRISVSKTSDASSGNIVVLPIPEIGYKAFKCLEYLTEKARIWGKTDKLMVSPTVFFGKEIQQETINLFIQRWCEDLEIEHIHPHRFRKTLAMFAIYQNPNYIGIIKRLFSHKSLAMTLAYIVKLPGMNEEIKLSVIEQNKQLLSELLEAINRKCIGGKAGNRIKEVLSESKIFKANLYDYGWESLEQYIEILLQDGLKILHRTSFGAICTNTHSGLAYLGPETCNCNVVDCEWAVFTGNSIEDLENDIKFHSNLLTKDCSEEQKQFSMSFIKNCIERLSELKGSEIVSKKYHELINMRA; encoded by the coding sequence GTGTGCGAGGATAAATATATTCATGCTGTTGAGTTTTTAGCAAAAAAATATAAGACGGTACTCAATGAAGAAGATAGTTATATTTTTGAAAAAATCGCAACTCAAAATGTTGAAGAAGAGATTGAGCAAGTGGGAGTAACTTTAATTAATTTATCATCACTCCCTTATGATAATATAGGGAAATTAAAGGTTAGCCGAATAAGCTTTTTTCAAGATTCTAAATGGGATTGGAGACAAGAAGGGAGTCCAATTTACAGGAAAGCTTTTTTTTCTTGGGATAAAAATGTATCAAATGGAGTCTCGTTGCTTAACAAAGAAAACTTTCACTTGTGTCACTTGTTAAAAATGATTGCATTTTATTATTTACCACAAAATGCTTGCTTTAACAATGTTAAGTCTTATAATACTACAAAAGCACAGTTGAGTTGTTTAATTAATTTGGGTAAGTTTCTTTTCAAAAATAGGTTTTTTGTTGATATACAAGGGAATGGAACTTTTATAAATACAGCTTACTTAAGAAAGGAGCATTTTTTGGATTATTTAGAAAATGATTTAAAAGATCCTAATTCTAAGTATAATTTTTCTAAACAAGTTAAGCAATGGAGAATAATATCCCAAAATGGACTTATTCCAGTTGAATACAGATTAGATTTTGACCCTTTCGAAGCTGATATGTACAAGAAGTTATTTTATGATATGGAAGAAAATAAAGGGACATATATGCCAATATCCCTTGAAACATTATCAGAATTAATACCTCTGTGCATCAAATTAATTGAAACACACTCTGATGAAGTACTAAAACTTTATAATGTGCTTTGGCCAATTATTGCTGGTGGAAAGGTTCGTAAAACTCAAAAATTTAAATGGAGTAATGCAATAGATGAATTATTGAGAATGAACCTAAAATCTTTGGATTTAAAAATGTTTAGATTTGTTAAATACGAAGATATTACAATGAGTATGAAAGATTCAAATAAACTGATACATGCCATTTATAATCATCCAAACTGGAATAAAGAAACATTAAAATTTAAGGATGTTAAGAATTTAAGTCGACATGAGAGATTAAAGATTGCCTCTAAATTAGGTATTGATTTAGAATTATTTGATAAATCAACTATGTATGACCTTTTAAAAATTAAACGTGAAGCAACAAATCTTGTGATTGAATTAAGAAATGCATGTGTTGTAATTCTTTTTCTGGTTACTGGAATGCGATGTAGTGAAATGTATCTGCTTGAATATGGTGGTTGTTGGCAAATTAAAGGGTCTGAAGACGATTTTCGTATTAGAATTTCAGTTTCAAAAACTTCTGATGCCTCATCCGGGAACATAGTTGTGCTCCCTATACCAGAAATAGGGTATAAAGCATTTAAGTGTTTAGAATACTTAACAGAAAAAGCTCGGATTTGGGGTAAAACAGATAAATTGATGGTTAGTCCCACTGTGTTTTTTGGTAAAGAGATTCAACAAGAAACTATAAATCTGTTTATACAACGTTGGTGTGAAGATTTGGAAATAGAGCATATCCATCCACACCGGTTTCGAAAAACGCTTGCAATGTTTGCAATATATCAAAACCCTAATTATATTGGTATTATTAAAAGGCTTTTTTCTCATAAAAGTTTAGCTATGACGCTTGCATATATTGTAAAGTTACCTGGGATGAACGAAGAAATTAAGCTATCTGTAATTGAACAAAACAAACAACTGCTTAGTGAGTTGCTTGAAGCTATAAATAGAAAATGCATAGGTGGTAAAGCTGGAAATAGGATAAAGGAGGTTCTAAGTGAGTCTAAGATATTTAAAGCTAATTTATATGACTATGGTTGGGAGAGCCTTGAACAGTATATCGAGATTTTATTGCAGGATGGACTTAAAATTTTGCATCGTACATCATTTGGGGCTATCTGCACAAACACTCATTCGGGGTTGGCATATCTAGGACCAGAAACATGTAATTGTAATGTAGTAGATTGCGAATGGGCTGTTTTTACAGGTAATTCAATTGAAGATTTAGAAAATGATATTAAATTTCACAGTAATTTACTTACAAAAGATTGTTCGGAAGAACAAAAGCAGTTTTCGATGTCGTTTATTAAAAATTGTATTGAAAGATTATCTGAACTAAAAGGATCGGAAATTGTTAGTAAGAAGTACCATGAATTAATAAACATGAGGGCATAG
- a CDS encoding site-specific integrase — translation MKFIETDGLKNTIVRLKGGVPIYLTDDYEVIEGPTYWAMAIAQTRSRSIETLKQYTSILARYLQWRDNEGYKAENWQYVDEDIINEYIGYLKENRDEKGRPNDSAIKFYIARLQAFYKWASENSYTHYWKMDMDKVSITIKNRLMVNKNIEIDALCFQIQNGKPTHVDSYRDKFIHREHIPQILCLFDDVVYAIIALIIWRTALRPKELFQLPYRGIGLNSGLRRYQDYVLETLSPILFEFESKGKRRSINFPPDLWAFICRIWMPKRVERATLFREKHGVMPPNSALFISKNGIIVTRKMLRDNFLKVTEIDECPEKKITPYMLRHSFATYFVFNALKQCDLLGKAYAYNAIIDQSLREWMGHTDIDTTYKYYVHLVNRYFYNDLLEDLNKDENKAHFKIIESL, via the coding sequence ATGAAATTCATCGAGACAGACGGTTTGAAGAATACAATTGTAAGACTTAAAGGAGGTGTACCAATATATTTGACGGATGACTATGAAGTTATAGAAGGACCAACCTACTGGGCTATGGCGATTGCACAAACAAGATCTCGGAGTATAGAAACGCTAAAACAATATACTTCGATTTTAGCAAGATATCTACAATGGAGAGATAATGAAGGTTATAAAGCAGAAAATTGGCAATACGTTGACGAAGACATAATAAACGAATATATAGGATACCTAAAAGAAAATAGAGATGAAAAGGGAAGGCCCAATGATTCAGCGATTAAATTTTACATAGCGAGGTTACAAGCCTTTTATAAATGGGCAAGTGAAAATAGTTATACGCATTATTGGAAAATGGATATGGACAAGGTTTCAATTACTATAAAAAATAGGTTAATGGTTAATAAAAATATAGAGATAGATGCACTTTGTTTTCAAATACAAAATGGTAAACCTACTCATGTTGATTCATATAGAGATAAGTTCATACATAGAGAGCATATTCCCCAAATTTTATGTTTATTTGACGATGTAGTTTATGCAATAATTGCACTTATAATTTGGAGAACTGCTTTAAGACCAAAAGAACTGTTTCAATTACCTTATAGAGGTATTGGACTTAATTCAGGACTTAGACGTTATCAAGATTATGTGTTAGAAACCCTCTCTCCAATCTTATTTGAATTTGAATCAAAAGGAAAACGGAGAAGTATAAACTTTCCACCTGATCTATGGGCATTTATTTGTAGAATATGGATGCCAAAAAGAGTAGAACGCGCAACCTTATTCCGCGAAAAGCATGGTGTTATGCCACCAAATAGTGCGTTGTTTATATCAAAAAATGGTATTATTGTTACTAGAAAAATGCTTCGTGATAACTTTTTAAAAGTAACTGAAATTGACGAATGCCCTGAGAAGAAGATTACCCCATATATGCTTAGACATTCCTTTGCTACATATTTTGTATTTAATGCATTAAAACAGTGTGATTTATTGGGAAAAGCTTATGCATATAATGCTATAATAGACCAATCATTACGTGAGTGGATGGGTCATACTGATATTGATACAACATACAAGTATTATGTGCATTTAGTGAATCGTTATTTTTATAATGATTTACTAGAAGACTTAAATAAAGACGAAAATAAGGCTCATTTCAAAATTATAGAAAGCTTGTAA
- a CDS encoding Flp1 family type IVb pilin — translation MKSGTVEVIIIIAVLVGVALLFRKQLITFVNGIIKNLFPDASKLEDNRNGADIKLVG, via the coding sequence ATAAAATCAGGAACAGTTGAAGTTATTATTATCATCGCAGTTCTTGTGGGTGTGGCTCTGCTTTTCAGAAAGCAACTGATTACCTTTGTAAATGGTATAATAAAAAATCTATTTCCGGATGCAAGCAAGCTTGAGGACAACAGGAATGGTGCTGATATAAAGCTTGTAGGTTAG
- a CDS encoding TadE family protein, with the protein MKNTKGSFTVEASLVFSVVFLMVAAFVYIFVIMYQYVYVQSIADEAATKGAYYYVNQTGENYCSNKMNELYWRIYDKNKSKKLSGISNYVNKLLGKSILPTENNISVNTNNKILMKNLKIEIQEKYPLPVGNMFDIFGLSPVLSLKAVSNSPLDDNAEFIRNMDIVKDIYNCIQNSDNKWIGEDSQLEDILEKLLKKN; encoded by the coding sequence ATGAAGAATACTAAAGGAAGTTTTACTGTTGAAGCTTCACTGGTTTTTTCCGTAGTTTTTCTTATGGTGGCTGCATTTGTATACATATTTGTAATTATGTATCAATATGTATACGTACAAAGCATAGCTGATGAGGCTGCAACCAAAGGAGCTTACTATTATGTTAATCAAACAGGAGAAAATTACTGCTCAAATAAAATGAATGAACTGTACTGGAGAATTTATGATAAAAATAAAAGCAAGAAATTATCAGGGATTAGTAATTATGTAAATAAATTATTGGGCAAGTCTATTCTTCCGACTGAAAATAATATCTCTGTAAATACAAATAACAAAATTCTTATGAAAAATCTCAAAATAGAAATTCAAGAGAAATATCCTCTCCCTGTCGGCAACATGTTTGATATTTTTGGTCTGTCTCCAGTACTAAGTCTTAAAGCTGTGTCTAATTCACCACTGGATGACAATGCAGAATTCATAAGAAACATGGATATTGTGAAAGACATCTATAATTGTATTCAGAACAGCGATAACAAATGGATTGGAGAGGATTCACAGTTGGAAGACATACTTGAAAAACTGTTGAAGAAAAATTGA